Genomic segment of Labrus mixtus chromosome 1, fLabMix1.1, whole genome shotgun sequence:
TAGTTTAGTCGTACtggtattaaaaaaaggaaccagTGTCGTTTGATTTTTCACTGTTATTGTATGaaagtttaaattctggtatcatgatgACCTTAGTATCAATTACTCCCAGCGCTGCACTCCCCAGCTGGACCAATTTCAAAATACTGacatattttaagttttattttctatttttttgtatctatttgACTATGAATACAGGCTTTGATCTTTGTTGAATTGATTTGTATTATGagcattaaaatacaaagacaaactgTCATTAAACCTGTTCAACATGTTGCCGACTGACGActacagcattttttttctccaccctCAAATCATTCAGTGCTCCCTTGTGTCCTATGGATGGGGCTGTTGTCACCATTTTTTAGTGAGAATAaatgttttcagatttatttgtgggcttctttgtgcctttattgtagagacaggagagtggatggagtcggaaatcagggagacagagagagcgtgaggaatgacatgcgggaaaaggagccacaggtttgGAGTCAAACCTGGGgcgactgtagcctctgtacatggggcgcacgcactaaccactaggctacctgcgccccagaataaatgttttatttatttaaaagattaaataactttATATGACCATTGACATGTTCCTTTGTGGATACCAAAACCAAACAGGCAGAAATGTCTCCTCCCCACAAACATGACCACCAATCCTCttaatttatgatttttttttaaagcaggtgttttctttaaatttaattGTCTACCTAGGAACACAGGCCTTAcatttaggtttaaaaaaaaaaaagctacatatGAAAATGAGTTGAGTTTCAGactggtttgtgtgtgagccTTTCAGACTACTTACAATGGCAACATCTGCCTTCCTCTTCCTCGGTCTTACTGTATTTTCTTTGGTCGCCTCGGCAGCTGCAGACTTTGGTTCTGTTCCTTCCCTGCACCaacacagaattaaaaaaaaaaaggcatagtTGTGACTCTCAATGATACAACCGTGTAGAGATAAAAATGTGGTTAAAATAAGGTTATGTAGCAACAGGCTAACTAGTTTGGCTACGGCTCCATCAGCTCAACTTCTTCGGGACTCGTCACCTTTTGGCGAGGCCATAACTTCACTTTAAATCAATGCTTCTGCTTACCTTTTTCCTGGCATTATACTCAGGGGTTAGACGTGTGTTTCAGAGTAAACCTGCGATGAAAAAACACTTCATTTTAGGTGGTGGGGGGGTTGAAAGAaaagacattcacacactcccAACCCCCACTCTGAACTCCCTCCTTCTGACAAAGCCTCAGCTCAATCTGGCGCGGGGAAATGGAAACGGTACGCGATGTTAAAAGTCGCCAAAAAGTAATATACAATGCGTGTATATTCACGAAACTCAACGACGACACACAGAAGACCtcactttacacacacagtgtcGCTTTTAGTTATATTTTAAGAGGCGTCATGGTTATTTTTCCTTATAACACAGGGACAGCTGGCTTGCCACATAATGGCCGAACAACAGGCAACACTAGGACACCTATTTTCTCTCTACTCatcatttaaacacttaaaaataaaaaataaaaacacacacacaaggtccTTACtaacataaacaacatttacTCATGTGCATCTCTGCAAAACATGTAATTCATTAAAGGAATTGAAAGTAGTTGCAGTCAGATTTAGCTCCACAAGTTGCAGCGGAAAGTGAAATAACTCGAAAATGATCCACGTTTGGTTTCGTCCACTCACCTCAAGATTGTGCGCTTGAAGTTCACTCACAGATACATTAATTGTGTAAACTTTTCAGGCTGTTGTTCCgacctctgtgtctgtgtgtgtgtgtgtttccaggccGGGCTAGCTAGTTCCTCTGAGCTGGCGCCTTGTAGAGAACAGATGACCTGCAGGGAGGAGCGCATTTAATTTGGCGCTAACCCCCTTCAGCTTCAACCCGTCGTTTTTCTGTCTAATTTAATCTCCTGTCACCACATTATCACACCTTGACCTGCCACTGAACCCCAGCGTGCGACACAGTCTGTCCAATGTGcgttaaagaaaaggaaatatgaaGTTTGTAAACTTGGAGGCGTGCCTGCTCGTGGTGACAGCTGCGCGGGGGCGGGGCTTCGGAACAGGAAGTCTCCCGGCACCGCATGGCTAGTCTGTCAGATGTAAACAAAGCCGTAGTCCCGTGAAATAAGGCTGAATTTAAACATTATACGAGTCaaatgttggggaaaaaatGGAGCCAAGTTGTTCTTTTAATCACACATGAAGTCGTCACTCGCTGTCACCTCAGGCGCGTCGATTATTtagtaataaataataaaaagtgttAGCCTGCGATGCTTCTGCCCGGCGCCCATTTCTTACACGGGTTGCCATATCGAACGACATCCCTCTATTGCAAACACAATATCTTAAACCACAGACAAACTTTAAGCACTTCTGATAACGTGGGAGTTTAATGCTGATGAATgacaacattgttttttttattgcaatcaATTTGAAACATACTTTGGGgacttttagtgttttttgtttgtttaacacGACTGAACTTCGGCCAGCCATGTGATCCATAATCTttggaggacaaaaaaaacaaggttttcTTGTGGTTCCTGCTCTCCACAGAGTCGACATCATGAAATTTTTGGAGCTTTTTGGGCGTCTTAAATCCGTGGTTATTGGAATGATTCACGTGAAAGCCTTACCAGGTAAAGTAAAACTGCAACTACCTGTATACTTATGTGAAGTTGAACTGTGTCTTTACCAAATTAACAGTAACAGTAACACTGTCAGGACTTCATTAAAACATCCCATGCATTCAAAATGTTACCTAGGGGAaagtacacaaaacaaaattccaaatataatgtaaaaaaaaagaagtaggcCTACATAAAGCCCCTTTGAGGACTTATTATCTGTCTTTGAATAACCTACAGAAACAAACCCGATCATATAGACAAGGTTGATTATTTGTTGTAATTTTTAAGGCCTGTAACGTTTACTGCAGGATGAGGCAATTTACAGCAATTTACATCTTAACATTTTTactcagactgtaaaaaaacatggacgtagtgaCAGAGGCGTCTGAAGCTGACTTTTGGAGCAATCCATGgcagttgccatattggaaatgctatctcggACTAACCTTtggtcaacctaacaacaggcaaaTGTTTGGAgttgaggcgggccttaagccccCTGACAAACAACGAGCCAGCCTGTCAGTCATATCAGTCACAtcccttattatgaataactcgCTGCCTTCTAtcatcaaaatggatgagtttttaaaaatgatgtgcGGATAAAGAGATGAACTATTCAGACAAAACTCATTTTTTGAAccttgtttatttcttctgtaaCAATGGGCCTtttggaatgtgtgtgtgtgtgacccgcctcagctccagcactCAGCCTGTTAGGTTGACtcaaagttaggttgagacagaaTTTCCAGAATGGAGATAGCCATCAGTAGGACTCTAAAGCCCCCTGCAGttacatcactcaggcttcatcctttaatatttacagtctttggtcattcctcactctctctctctctcttccgctTTCCTGCTCTGtcacttctgcagccagcctcaagtagacatttgaggaactgcaatttttttaatgcgcttccacattggcttcatttttcaacactgtaaATTGCAGCTAGCGTTGGCCACAGCAAATATTCATGGTGAGggatacatttgacttttaaaacacagcagaatTAGATCTTctgttagaaaaaaacattacttagAAATttaggacaagatcagcaaaaaaGTTAAGAGGTAgctgtttgtccacagggggcgccaaacaACACACATGTAATGAGATGGAATGCAGGAAATAGGTCTCTCTAAATGTTGTAtattacattattgtatttttttacgCCTGGATTTAAGTGTAAAAAGCAATTTTCTGATGCAGCAAGTCTAGGTAATGTTATTGTAAACTCTGTGACTGTTGGTGGCAAGAAAATGTCTCTCTGTCCCAAACACTcggacagaaattgggaaaagggcttttgggtattctgcaccctcagcctggaatctgttgcagagtgACTTAAAGCTCAaagagctggtgtccttaaatgttttaaaatctaaaataaaagacctggaagcagattctacaggatgtcgatgttttagctcggctgtttgaacaacttattcccagatatgactcatagacggttctattttaatccaaactttagtgttttgtaaattgtactttgtgtctctctttgtatttccgtctgtaactttgtgtttgtgctgctgcctgtctcggccaggtctcccttgaaaaataggtttttaatctcaatgggaccaacctggttaaataaaggttaaatgaataaatacaacaaattcAAGCAAAATATTCCCAATGTTGTCTGAATACAGTACTCTGATAAAGTTACCTAACTTACTATTGCCTGTAAGTGGCCATGCAAATGAACATAGTTGATAAAAATGTCTAATGTTCATTTTGAACTGTAGATGAGTCAAAGTGTAAATAGAATTAAACGGAAATTGCTCAGGTTAAAGAAAGATGTGCACAGGAAATGGTTTTAGTTAAATAGCACCTCTTCAAACGAGTGAGCTATAACTGTGATGCATCGTTGTCTAATCTAATGTATTGTGATTATGTCCCTCGTCCCACTCAGGCACCCCCCTTGGTTGTATGAAAATGTCCCAAATCAAAGAGGAAGCGTGCAGGGAGGCAGAAATCTACCGCGATGCAGGGATTGTGAGTTATCCAACGTTGTCTGAACCTCTCACATATTTGACGTCAGTAACCACGGCTTTACAcccgctctttttttttcaggatggtTTGATCATTGAGAACATGCACGATATCCCGTACTCTTTCTCTGTGGGGCCTGAGGTGTGTGCCTGTATGACTGCAGTGTGCTCTGCTGTGAGAGGGGTCTGTCCGTCCCTGCCGCTCGGAGTCCAGATACTGTCCTCTGCGAACCAGCAGGCCCTGGCTGTAGCTCTGGCTTCAGGTTCTTTCTGGGgtttttttaacatacatttttgtgtttttgtgatgtgTACGATTCTTTAATAAGCTGCAATCTAAGCTTTTTAAGGACAGAACCAGGGAGGCCTCCAATCAGGTTTAATCAAAAGCAGCCAAATTATAAACCGAGTCTTTCTACCAAACAATACAGCAGCTGGTCACCCTCTCTGATTTCAGATgtatttttcagtgtgtgtttttctgcacacTATTGTTCAAAGGTCATACGTTCACTTGTATGTGACACAGGTAAGTCCACCTTGGTGTtacaatgttttgtgtttggtcGCAGGTCTGGATTTCATCAGAGCtgagggttttattttttcccacgTGGCCGATGAGGGCTTCCTGAACGCCTGCGCCGGAGACCTGCTAAGATATCGAAAGCAGATCGGAGCTGAGCATGTGCAGATCTTCACTGAcatcaaaaagaaacacaggtgAAATCATCGTCCCAACAATTCACAATGCTTCACATAGAATCACTCCTATTGAACTGATATTATTACAAATGAATACAGTCCCATCCTGCTTGTCAATGATGATAAGTAGGAATAGTAGAACAATCTAACGTAGAGAATAAGATGTCTTTCGATCCGTCAGTTGCCTCAAAATTAATTACCTTGACCTTGTTTTTCAACTGAGCCTTTTCAAGTTTGGGAATTTTTAATTTTATAGGTTAAGCAAATCAAAACGTGGGCGTGTATTCATCACACTGCTGAAAGTAAAATCACCCTAGTTGAATCATTTAAGTGCACAGCCTGTTAAAGGAGAACCATCTAAATTGTATTACTGAGGAGTCTAACCCAGAGGATCAATAAGCCGGACCAGATTACTTTTACAAACAGATCCTTTGGGGCTCTGATGACCTTGCAGTGATGTCGTGCTCCATGCAGGCGtccccgggttcaaatctgacctgcagctcctttcatGTCAttcagcactctctctctctcccgatttCCTGCTCAATCTActgtccccccccccataaCATAAAAgtctaaacaaacacatttctaaagCGGTCATGACATAGCAGTCAAAAACTGTTTGCTATTCCAGGTTCACACTTGACCTAGACAATGATGTTCCCGTCTTTAAAACCCACAAAACACCCACAGTACACTCAAAACATGACACGTTGGTGTTTGCAATTTTGAAATAATGTACATAATGAAATCTGAAGTTTTGATTGACAATCATAGAAAGATTTTCTAACAGTTCACTATATTTCTTGGTGCCAGTTTTCTACTTGTAAgtagtttcattgtttttctttttctcttaatgtgtgtgtgtgtgtgtgtgtgtgtgtgtgtgtgtgtgtgtgtgtgtgtgtgtgtgtgtgtgtgtgtgtgtgtgtgtgtgtgtgttttctcagctCCCATGCGCTGACATCAGACGTGAGCATTGAAGAGACGGCGCGGGCCGCAGAGTTCTTCCTCTCAGACGGACTCATCATCACAGGGACGGCGACAGGAGTGCAGGCTGACCCGAGGGAGCTCCGAGGTAACGCCACAAAGAATACACACTTTATACAATCCACAGTCACATGGTGCTGACGCTTTGAGCATGCATTGCCAGGCACTTACGTATGTATTCTAAATGATCTTATTCATTGAAATCTTTAATGCCTTGAAGtacttaatttaaaataaaatagatctGAGAAAAGGAAGTAACACCCAAAAAATATCTCAGAGTTTTGTTCCCCCTtctgtccactagagggcaccTTCACCAGTAGAGTCATTGattgtatataaagatggacaatgtctctccatcttcttccactccccaaaagtgaagccaaattacCCACAAGACAAGCGCTGACATATTGTATCGAGGAGTGTACAATGTAATTAAAAAGTTAGATATGATATTAGGTCATTTCTTGTTGTTAATGACCAAAAATTGCAGTGCTGAACCGTCAAAgctgagtgttttattctgaaaataaaccggatgtttgactgttgtttcggtgtctgacttgCCGTCCCGCTTgatcttttctgtggtaaattgatgtgCCGTGCTCCGGCATCCGGCAGAAAAATAAGCCTTTTGCATCTGCTGCGGAGGGCTCGAGACTGCTGGAGCTGAGACGCATCGGagcggagccagtggaagcaaaCACATTGAATAAATGAAAACGCATCTGCTGGAATTTAGGCTTTAGACAGTGATCTTTCTTTCGCTCATTGCAGATTTGGATTTAGtatatgaatatttaaatcttTGGTACTTTTCGATATTAAACTGCCTTCATTAAACTGTCTTATGGATGACTGGGAACataaacagtgtgtgtttttaagtgttcCTCTTTGTCTTCGCTTTTTCAGAGGTTTCCCAGTCTGTGAAGATCCCAGTTCTTATAGGCTCCGGAGTGACTTATGAAAACATCCAACATTACATCGGATCAAACGGCATGATCGTCGGCTCTCATTTCAAGGACGGGGGTCGATGGGCCAATGCAGTCGACCCGGAGAAAGTGAAGAGGTTCATGGGAAAGATACGCGAGCTCCGAAAATGAGAGGGACGTTTTTCTGCCAtcgcacaaaaagaaaacaaattccATTAAACAACCACTGTATgtgtgtcgtccctcaaccaccgccgcCCTCGTTCATGCACGACCTGCTCCGACCTgcacctcagcagcaaggaagtgtggacaacaggaacgcaaagaaatccttcctgcatcttatcacattgtaaagcgtctccagataacacttgttgtgaattggtgctata
This window contains:
- the zgc:162297 gene encoding uncharacterized protein F13E9.13, mitochondrial → MKFLELFGRLKSVVIGMIHVKALPGTPLGCMKMSQIKEEACREAEIYRDAGIDGLIIENMHDIPYSFSVGPEVCACMTAVCSAVRGVCPSLPLGVQILSSANQQALAVALASGLDFIRAEGFIFSHVADEGFLNACAGDLLRYRKQIGAEHVQIFTDIKKKHSSHALTSDVSIEETARAAEFFLSDGLIITGTATGVQADPRELREVSQSVKIPVLIGSGVTYENIQHYIGSNGMIVGSHFKDGGRWANAVDPEKVKRFMGKIRELRK